The following nucleotide sequence is from Trifolium pratense cultivar HEN17-A07 linkage group LG2, ARS_RC_1.1, whole genome shotgun sequence.
AAATGTTCTAGACCAAGTtagtcaacttttttttttcttattttaattttatgattttccATTTCAATTATCAGTTTCAATGACAAGTTTTGTTTGAAGAAAGaagatattatttatttgttggaGAAAATAATTATGAATAATTATTTGTTGGGGTAATATTGAATGCCTTAGCTTGTAACTCTTTTAAACATATaagttattcaattttttttaggattTCTTATACTtaataattacaaaataaatgttCAGTATTGCAGATTTGTGAAACCTAGTTTTGAAGATTTTGTActtccaacaaaaaaatatgcTGATATTATCATCCCTGGTGGAGGAGATAATGATGTTGCCATTGACTTGATCATGCAAAATATTCGTACAAAGCTTGGTCAACATGATTTGTGTAAAATATATCcaaatatttttatcattttttctacATTTCAGGTAAAAAAGTTCTCACAATCATAATCagttatgtacaaaaaaattaattatatctttttttacatttttaaggtCTCATGTTTTCATTCGTCACTGAATTGATCCCCTTTTAAAATCCAGTTTTTAGATTTCTTACTGAGATATTTAACTTAAACTAAATGTATTTTTATCAACATGtcacaccaataaaaaattgggttaaatatatttttaatccctATAAAAAATAGCATGTTTTAGTCCCTACAAAATTATTATGTCGTAGTTTTAGTCCATGCTGTTAAACCAATgtgtatttttgaatgattattttacaGATATCTTTAtaacatcataaaaaatttctaaaaaaaaaaaaatcaaaatttgatttttaagtcgaaatttttgttattttatctttatcttttgaaatttaaaaaacacatatttaattattctcattttaaaaattctaaagttttgtaaaaaaactttttatcgTATTGTCATGTTACTTTTGGGTTAAAACACCTGGGTgagagatgaaaaaaaaatgattttgaaaggGAACCAATTATGCAAGCGTGTGAAAATAGAgggatgaaaaaaaatattgataagaTGTTTATGGTAATTAACTAATTATTATGATGATAATAGTGATGAATGAACCTGAATTCTTATTTTTGTACTCAGATAAAGGGAATGCATACTCTCATACGTGATGTTGGAACTACAAagcatgattttgttttttattcagATCGTCTTATTAGACTGGTAAACAAGTTTTTATCTAATTAATATAAGTAATTATGAAAATATGTGTGTTCATAAATGATGAAACATGATGAATTTGTATTGTTTTTATAAGGTTGTTGAACATGGACTTGGTCATCTTCCTTTTACAGAAAAGCAAGTCACAACACCAACAGGTTAGCTAGCTTATTTCCATTTATGAGACTAAATTGCTATTTCATAAATTTGAGGGATTAAATTGATCAACTTTTACAATTTCAATAACTAAAATGCCTATAGTCATTAGAAAACATTATGAccctttaccaaaaaaaaaagaaattgcaaaagaaaataaacttGTTAGATGAGTTTAAATTCTGCACTTATTTACTTATGGATGCAGGATCTGTATACTCTGGTGTGGTTTTCTGTAGCAGGCTATGTGGAGTGTCAATTATTAGAAGGTACTTTATTTTAAGTTATTAATCCATTTTGGATTAAAAGATGCTTTCATTGAAgtagttttaaatttttgttcaaAACTCAACTCTataaagtaaatattttttttgctatttgAGATATGTTGCCCATAAAATCAAAGATAACCATGATTTTAAATTACGGTATGCAACTACAATATAACAACTTTAAAGATTTTTGCGACAATAATTGCACTATATGCATTTTCTTCGCATTTTACACCAGTGGAAAAGTTTGAATATAATTGCAACCGCATTTTATAAACGGtccttcatttattttatttttttaaggaaaaacgATCCTTCATTTATATCCACAAATCTAACTTAATTTTTTCATTATGAATTGTAATGAACATTTTATAGTTGGACTGCTAagtactttaattttatcacagagtatgccgttttatgctactccctccggtccttattataaggaacaatttggaaaaaacacacataccaagaaaccttatctttcttaataaaaattctaaaattttacaatctattccaaaactaaccttggtgtattaatttatccttagggaatatatcactctaattaatgcataactttggaatggatacaatttaataagggtaaaaatggaattgtaagaataaatttaatgattgtttcttataaaaaggaccaaattttttttccaaattgttccttataaaaaggaccggagggagtattaacttggatgttgtgagtttgttcgcagatttatcttttttgtttttagtgatATATATTGAATTTGTACTTGAATATGATGTACTctaccaatttgaatgaatgaatatattttattttagtaaaaaaaaaaatactagaaaTGCACACCCTTTTAGGTGGTTGAACCATatatctaaattatttaataataattttttattgaattaattcTTCAATAAAACTTTTACTTCAGTGGAGAAAGCATGGAGAATGCATTAAGAGCATGTTGTAAAGGAATCAAAATTGGTAAAATTCTTATTCATGGACATGGCACAAATGGTAGACAGGTTTGTGGATGCCAATACATTGTATTCATCTtgaattttcttaattattctTTCTACACAATTAATATATGGTGATTATCTCATCTCATAATCTCACAATTTGATGTAGTTAATATATGAGAAACTACCATCAGATATTGCAAGTCGTCATGTGTTGCTACTTGATCCTGTTCTGGCTACAGGTAAATTATGAGAACATTATATGTCAACTTTGAAAAtactattttctattttttaaagtaaaaatattattttctatttttgttgaaGAATATTTATGCTTTGGTGTTAGTTTCATATGTTATATAGTATCATATAAATCTGATTCAATGTAGTCtctgtgagcttagctcagttggcagaaATATCACACTGTATATATAAGAGTCGGGATTCAAACTCTGAACACCcaatttattcactttaaggtgaattttctagccacacTATAagctacttgataaaaaataaatctgaTTCAATACAACATTTACACATTTGATTCAATGCTTAGTTTGTACAATTGTCTAATTATAGTTATAATAATTATCAGGAAATTCTGCTATAAAAGCTATCTCACTGCTTTTGAATAAGGGCGTGCCAGAATCCAACATAATCTTTCTAAATTTAATAGCAGTGAGTAATCTTTCTAAAAACATTTTGAACCCTATATTATATTACTAGctaaatataaatttgatatatATGATGCAGTCACCACAAGGAATAAATGCAGTTTTTGAGAGATTTCCAGCGATAAAACTTGTGACATCGGAGATTGATGCAACACTGAATGAGAATTCTCGTGTGATCCCTGGCTTAGGGGAGTTTGGTGATCGTTATTTTGCCACAGATGATTAGTTCAACaattaattgaaatatatatCAATGAAAATTTAGGGATGAAAATAAAATGTCTCTAAGTCTGTcactatatattatatataaatgataaatttaaggttaaatataattttgtgaAGAGATTTGTATTATAGATATTTTCATCATACTACAAATAGAATCAAAATGTGAGCTCCACCTACtatttttaactcattttaTATAGAACTTCAATTTGTAAATTTGTGTTCTCTTATTATGTTCACCAAATTCTAATTGTTGCGCTATTTTCATCTTATTCAAGAACATGTAACTCATCATAGAATTTCAGGaaatgaattaatttcaaaagcaAAAACTATAGCATAAtagcaaattgaaaaatatgAGCAAACTAGTGGATGTTTAGGGTGCATACAATTATGAGTCGTGCACCATGcattatatcattttttaagtttaacttttatttattttttttaaaacttttaagaGATTCAAAATGATTAGTGATATCCTATTTAATTTGCTACAAAGATGCAAATGGTGTAGCCGGATCTTAGTGATACAAATTGAGTATTGACAACCCAACTCTGTCAAATATGATACATTGGAGTCGTATTTTGTtgaaaaaagcataaaaaaaataaataaacactacAAACTTGCAACTTATATAGTTTAATTACTATATATaagtgtgtcaaaaaaaattacaagtgacttttttttaatacactCGAAGCCCCATGATTTAACTATACCACATTGAACACTTTGATCTATTCAATGTGAGATTTCTAACATCGCCACACCCTTTAAGAGCCGACGTCCACGGCAGTTTTCACTCTATCGACACTGACCCGATGACAACCCTTTACTTTTTGGCGGCTTCACTTTTAACAGTCTGATccccttttctacgtatttagtaggTAATCTCGACGTTGTACATCACAATCTTCTCTACCCCACTCTCTagtagagtttttgccttcAGTGGAAATCAAACCACGTACACTAGGATTGAAGTACATGTTCAATTCATTTCTCCTACCAattgagctttttttttttgtaatagttcATACCCCTTTTCTATGTATTTAGTAAGCAACTAGCTCAATTAGTAGTGAGAATgaattgaacatgtacttgaactCCAATTCGATTTTCACGAAAGGCAAAAACTCAACCAGAGGGGGGGTAGAGAAGATCGAGAGGTACAACGTCAAGATTGTCTTCTAAATACGTAGAAAAGAGGTCTGTGCTGTTACATCACTCACCTATCAGTATTCAATGGAACACCTTAATCCAGCTTATAAATAACTTTCAAattaagagaccaaattaaaaattaatagacaaAATTAACATCTTCTTACAAAGTTAgaaattattttggtatttattcgtaattttcacttttttttgtcACGTAAATgactttcacatttttttttcttcaagtaatCTAGTGGTTACTTCGAGAGAAAATTATTTGTTGGGAGATATCAATCatttaaatggatctcagttataTCAAGAAGATTAGTCTATGTAACTGCAGAGGATACACTGCGAAGGATACCTTTGAATTCAATTTACCTgtgaataaatgaaaatatttattcctataatattttgaatttcacTTTTTTGTAATATGCATTTATAAAGTAGTCTAGTGAGTAGCATAGTCGTTAAAAATTTACTTGTGAATAAACAGAGAATCACAAGTTCGAACTCCAATCATATACATAATGCAACGTCCCTatcaattaaattgttttcacgTGAATTTTGACTTTCACATTTAAAAATTgctataaaattgaaattattttcccatattttttaaaaaaaattatgtttaattttttttttttacaatttcattaaattaaataacgaTATTTTTGTATCTTAATTAAATATACAAAGATACCAATAATGAATTGGTTCAAATGGTAAGAGTTTTGGTCCATTAAACATGTGACAAGAGGTATGAAGAAAATTTGGTTGGGAATGAGAGGGGAGAACCCAAATAAgggttaatagttttttttttacggaaggGTTAATAGATGTTTACATGTAATGTTAGCGAATTTTAATTTacccaataaaataaaaatttcgaTTCTCCCTCGTAATgtgaagattccatcattttACTCCTTAAATGGACAAGTTGGACTTTGACCGGACCGAGTAGATGACATGGCATACATTATACATAGATGAatgttatttcattttttattaataatttagttAATGCCACTAGATATAATATATTACCACCTGTGCCTTTTTTTTAAGCGAGGGTATATCAGGAAACCTACAAGAAATCCCAGGACAGTTTCGGAATAGTAAAAAAATCTTTCTCACCACTAATAAAAATGTTGGAACCCTAATTTTTATCACTCTCTACTTCGTTCTTCTATACCTCAGTTTCTCTCTGCCTGCGGCTGAGCATTCCGAACGATACATTCGATTTCGTTTCTGCTGAGGTAACATTCTCTGATTCTGTTCTGTTCCTTTTCTTTTACTAAGTTTAATGTTTCTGAAATTTTGACTTTGAATGAATCTATTCGTGTTCGTAATCTTTGATTTGTTTTAGCTATTTAAACCGATTTATAGTGATTCTGGGTTTGAAAAGTAACGAGATTTTGATGTGGGTCgtttaattatgattaaaagggtcttcattttttttttgtatactcTTAACAATGTAATGTTTTACTTGTGAAAATGGTTTTGATTTTGGTGTTATTACTTTTGCTATGATATAATATGATGAAGTTTTACATATGTTATTTCATAATTGGATCCATTTGGTATGTTTGTATGCAATCTAAGAAGCACAGACACTCTTTGGATAAGCGTGTCCAGTTTGTCGACGCTCGATGCCCTGGTGTCTGCCACCGACTCGACACAGTATTACATTAATTTACAAAGTTGTTAACTAAATCAGTGTTACATTAATACTGTGTTGATTATAAGActtgtttattttgttaattaacaAGAGTTCTTAGAAAGTTGGTTAATGAAATCTGATCCAAACAATCTCATCTCACTGTTAATTTCCAATACTTTTACTGCTGTTTACATTGACCGACACTTAGAACCATATTAATTGTTGAATGGCTTTAATATTGCTCAAGTCCCTATGGATACGATACTTATACTTTTGATAAAATCTAAATCAGTGTTATTTTGTTAACTAACATGAATTATCTTTTAATTAACACGCGTTCTGACTTTTAAAACTTTTTGTACAAATAGAAATGGAAAACATTTTCACAAAGTTAATGGtacctaaattttatttttcttctttgcctACAGTTGTGAAGATGTTTACTTCAAGGAAGAAAATCAGCAAGGATAAGGGTGCTGAGCCAACTGAATTTGAAGAGTCGGTTGGACAGGTTGTTATATATTGATTTTTATGAACTAATGTTGTTTCTGGTTAGTTTCaattacaaaatatataaattaatcatTGTTTATATTTGTTGTTGCAGGCTTTGTTTGATCTAGAAAATACCAACCATGAGCTGAAAAGTGAGCTCAAAGATTTATACATAAATTCAGCAGTGTAAGGATgctttttgtgttgtttgtttcgAGATACATGTCTTTTCTCCTTGTCTCATATATCTACTATTTTCCATAATCTACAGCCAAATCGATGTTCCTGGCAACCGTAAGGCTGTGCTTATCCAAGTCCCCTACAGATTAAGGAAGGGTTTCCGCAAAATCCATGTCAGGCTTGTTCGGGAGCTTGAGAAGAAATTTAGCGGCAAGGTATATAAAATCTCGTGCACGTTTGTTTTGTATTGAGTCATTAGATTGTCGGTTATTTGTCCTATCTTTTAACATACTCTATCGATATTTTGTGACCCAACAATGTCTGGTGCTCTTTTATTTGTCAACCACTCCACTGAATTTTGATCCTTACCTTGAAAGTTTGTGGAACTACATACTAATGAACCTTTAACTTGTAGGAGGTAATCATTATTGCCACCAGGAGGATTGTTCGTCCTCCAAAGAAAGGTTCAGCTGCTCAGCGCCCCCGCAGCCGTACACTTACTGCTGTGCACGAGGCAATACTTGAGGATGTTGTATTGCCTGCTGAGATTGTTGGCAAGCGCACTCGTTACAGAATTGATGGAACAAAGATCATGAAGGTAAACTATACTATAGTAACTAACAGTCAAATAACTTTCAAAAGTTGCTCCTGTTTTGTTTAATAAAccacaatttaaataaaaatattgataattcGGTAAGCTAATGTGTAATTAACATGCGTGTTATATTGCAAAAGAAACACTTGTGGTTAAATTTGTGTGCATTGAAGTTTGTCGCTTATTTTAACTGAATTCTTGCGTTTCTGTGGTTATAGGTGTTTTTGGACCCAAAGGAGCGTAACTCAACTGAGTACAAGTTGGATACATTTACTGCAGTTTACAGGAAACTTTCAGGCAAAGATGTCGTGTTCGAGTATCCAATTACTGAGGCTTAGGTTCTGTTTTTCAGttggtttcttttttcttctcatgAATTGCACATTGGTGAATGCTGTTTGTTAAAGTTTTGTTGACGTTGCCTTCTATTCTAGATTTTGTTGTGactttcagaaaaaaaaaaacttcggcgTAATTTATTAATGTAGcttttgatatattatttatatagtaTCAGAATGATTTgcttatttcaatattttattcagtgtttgatCTAGAATATATGGAAGAAAATGCAAATATGTTACCGTCAAAAgtttatatttatcaatacaAATGCTTGCAAAATAGGAGTTTGGATTTCTGATATGCAAATCAGAACTTAGCTGTACTTGAAAATTTGAACcagttttatattttatatattgtttgatTCACCATCACAATAAACAAAATAAGCTTTTTATAATGAAATCTAGAGCTTTAGGTCTGATCATTAGTATAGAATTTCATAATGAAAATACTTGCTTAAGTTTTACAAAGCcagtgtgtttgtaaatgattCATTTTATGTTCCTTCATAGCTTTAGTTTGATCAGTTTCAACAAAAGGTATTCCCTTGGGTTTCAACCATATACATGTTTAGTTTCTCATTAAAAATTATCAAGAACTGATTATCTCTGAAATGTGTCCTGTCAAATATCTCTCAAATGTGTAAATATCTTTCAAATTTGCGTTGAGATATCATGATTACAGTGCGTTTGATCTGTTAAAATTTGCGTTGGCTATATagctatataattttattttttcaaattttatgatGAAATACGCAGCTATATAACATTACAAAAAGAATTCCCTTGAAATAAATAGAGAGCTGGATTACACTCTTTTGAATGTATGTATTTAATCTATCTACTCTGAATTAATGTTTGGTCTTTCTACTACACTTGCTGGGCAATAAAATAAACCTAGCTGAATGTAAATTGCAGCCTCATCATCATTGTATTTACCAATGCTTTGGTCTATTTTAATCCCATGATATTCCctccttgttcaaaaaaaagttcaatTGTGTTCATTGTGAAGGAATACATTGAGAAAAATCTAAGTCACATATTTAGAAGactaaaaagagagaaaatttataaagaGCGATTCCGCTCTTTTtacaaacaaattttataaggataaattaaCCTCAATATATAAACCTAATAGATTGTCTTAATAGAGCTCTTTTGGAAATAAAACAAAGTACACCCTTTTGATAAAGATCACCATTGGTATTGTTCTAAGCAGGGGCGGATCCAGTGTATGGTGAGGGTGTGCACCTGCACAccttgaaatttgaaaatttccacCGATACCCCTATGTTTTCTAATTTTGACCACcctgaatttatttttttgcaccCTGGACCCATGACACCCAAAGTCTGAAGACCACACTCATAATACACTTTCACACTTCTCTCTAAAATTCTTTTCTCTCGCCTCTCTCAACCACAGCCCCTAATCAACGACCACTAAATATCAACCAGCGGCGGCGGGTGCTCAAATTTCTCCGTCTCCCGTCTCATCTCTCTCGTGCTTCTCAGTTTCTGCTCTCAACTTTCTCCATTTTCAACTTTATCAGTCTGTGCGTTTTTCTGCgatttttgtgtgatttctctccTTACTCACCACCACAACCTTTACTCTCGAAGATTCGAACTGGGAAGACAGCCTTAGCAAGGTAATTGAtcttgattttagggttttgttaattttgggttttttgaaaattatgaatTGGGGTTTTagtattttagggttttatgGAATTTTTGTTGGAAGTTTGTGATTTATTCTTATCTATAATTCTTATTGTGATTGGAATTTGGTTCATTTTAAATTTGCATCATTTGTTTCATTGCGTTATAGttgaaaattttatgaaaatttaagtatttatttgTTTGGAGTGTATTCTCTGTTTTCCTGTTTCTAGACTCTAGTAGTTGCATTCCTAGTGCATGAAATCACTTTATTAGTTTGTTACCTTTGTAATTTTTGGGATTCTACTAGTTAGGTGGGTGTGGGTGATGTGTTTCTGATGACAGTCAgtcatttgagtatttttaattattattttatagtattttagtgATTTTTAGAAGTAATACATGGTCAAAAAGAAgattatttaaagaaattacaATAGCAAGaagtttgaagacaaaaggcaaaatggagaaaaaaaaggtacttagaaaaaattccaagtttgaAGCTCAAACAAGCCTCCATTGTCTGTATTTCTCGCAACGCGATACATGCTCCATAGTGGCGCGATTTGCCACTTACAAGATCATGACATCAGCCACGTTGACAACAAAACATGCTGAGCTTGGCCTTTCCACTTGAATGATGTGTCACACAATCTTTGGAGGAAAATAGGAGTAACACGTTGGAGGAACCAAAGCATATAAATAGCAACTTTCTTTTAACCTAAGGATTCACGCAGAGGCATCacaggaagaaaaaaaaggattaCGGCTTTGACCAAAAAGAGAGAAGAATTCTTAGTCTTATTTCAAGGTGCTTtatcattgatttattattatttaattgttatgtcaattattatgagtaactaatctcatCAGATTAGGGATTTTAGATGATTCTCTGTAGAACTATTTGAaccatgtaactacgtgttcttATTTATGCAATCAAAACTAATAGTTATTCAGTTAATTTCGTGTTTAATGCTTTTCTTTATTTGGCCAATATCGAATTGATTTCAAGAAATAATTCACTACTGACCCTAGGTTTTATTACTAGAACTAAATTAATTGTTTGCCAATCATAATTGCTTTAGGAATAAAGAATTAGTTGGTATGATTGAGAATTTAACGTTCAATAacgcttttgataatattagtttcgcctaaggaattagggtactttattagataaaagggatcatgagccaaggaattggacttaatctattttgttaaattatcgtaACTATTAGAGTTTGGTTGTTGAGAATTAGAACCTAGAGTACCAAATAGGGATACAGAGAGGATTCGAACAATCCTTAATCGCTTCGCTCCATTAAAAAGTCTTCGTCAatttattgcaatttttattttaattattttataaaccaaatatatgCCAAGCATATCCCCTTATATTTACGACCTAAATACAAttcaattgttttgtcgaggttgaaacaatccctgcggatacgaactttatgaatattattacttaacgataagttagtacacttgctaattttgtcatcaagtttttggcgccgttgccggggattgttgattgattttgactaaacaatttattgtatataggattttttttttttctgttatttttattttattttgtacataaaaaaatcttttacaCTTCATGTTTATTTCATTGTGCTTTGCTACTGAAAAGTTTCCTTGAGTTTTGTAGTAATGACAGGAATATGGTATGAGAATGTATTGATTGATAGTGAAGAAATAGGCATTCTTCGATATCAATTATTGAGATCAAGACTCGAGGAAAAATACAGGGAGATAGATATAAAGAAGCTAAAGGAGAGGTGTGTTTATTGTGATCAAAATCATGATTGTGAATATAATAAGAAACCTTGTAGTAAAGATGAAGAGCCACAAGTGGTCATGATTAATTACAATTCACAACTCGAAAGTATTTTGGATGAATTCTGGAAGTCCAATCAAGTTCCATGTGATAGATTTGAAGTGCAATGTGGTAACCTCATGGAGGAGGCAAATGAGTGTGAGAAGAAGTTGGTTGAGATGGTGATGAAACCTCATGCCATTGTGGTAGAAGAAGAAAAttcgaaaaacaaaaataattgcaTGAAAGAGAATTCAAAAGTGAAGAATGTTGATCTCTATGCAACATGTGAGTCTCAACCAATGGAGATTAAAAAGAAACGTCACTTGAAAAATGAGTATCATTCTTCTCTAAAGTGGGAGAGTGCATATTCCAAGAGCTTAGTTGTTGGAGCACGGAAGAATTTGACTCTTTATGTCAAGTTCATGCAATTCCTACCaaacaagagaaagaagaaggatGATGTGTTCTTTTTGTCATATATGCCACCCTAATGATGGGTGATGAGTCAAGCTAATGACTGTAAAGAAGCGCTtaatgggaggcaacccatcatatacgtttttatttattttctagtcttgaatttttatttttttaaaaaaaaaaacaaaaaaagagtcAGTCATGGTTGTTGTTTGCTGACAATCCCTATGTTTCATCCTTATGTTACTTTGTTTATTATCAAGTTGAatgtttttatgtcttttcagAATTGTCAGTGTTAATACCTGAATTTGCATGATGAGAATCTCTTAGACTTGCACATAAAAGAATAATTGACGTGTGACTGCTCATGAAAGCGCGATGGTTCAAGAGACAAATAGACGAATAGGAAAGATGGAGTTTTGCACGGTGTACTAGTTCAACTTTCAGATACCTCAGCTGGTGACCATATTGAGCCAAATAAATTCCACGGTATACCCTTTTTCTTTCACATCTTATGAGTGTATCCATGCTTTGtatattttctagaacttgcAACTATTCTCTACTGTTGATTGGTTTTACATTTTCACACATAGAGGCACATTTGTTTGGTACTCTGAGCCTTTTCAAGCTACcctgtttattatttatc
It contains:
- the LOC123909425 gene encoding uridine kinase-like protein 5; the protein is MKNSGKEIGLPLNLDIKKKLSLQSNASKGPPSPKLPFFIGVAGGTASGKTTVCNLINTQLHDQRIVLINQDSFYHSLSDKILQKVNDYNFDHPEAFDTELMLSTMEKLKHGQVVNIPNYDINSRKRVEPPRQVHPADIIVLEGILVLHDSRVRDLLNMKIFVDEDSDIRLARRIQRHTIERGRNIQNVLDQYCRFVKPSFEDFVLPTKKYADIIIPGGGDNDVAIDLIMQNIRTKLGQHDLCKIYPNIFIIFSTFQIKGMHTLIRDVGTTKHDFVFYSDRLIRLVVEHGLGHLPFTEKQVTTPTGSVYSGVVFCSRLCGVSIIRSGESMENALRACCKGIKIGKILIHGHGTNGRQLIYEKLPSDIASRHVLLLDPVLATGNSAIKAISLLLNKGVPESNIIFLNLIASPQGINAVFERFPAIKLVTSEIDATLNENSRVIPGLGEFGDRYFATDD
- the LOC123910889 gene encoding 40S ribosomal protein S7-1-like, translated to MFTSRKKISKDKGAEPTEFEESVGQALFDLENTNHELKSELKDLYINSAVQIDVPGNRKAVLIQVPYRLRKGFRKIHVRLVRELEKKFSGKEVIIIATRRIVRPPKKGSAAQRPRSRTLTAVHEAILEDVVLPAEIVGKRTRYRIDGTKIMKVFLDPKERNSTEYKLDTFTAVYRKLSGKDVVFEYPITEA